The following are from one region of the Bacillus methanolicus MGA3 genome:
- the perR gene encoding peroxide-responsive transcriptional repressor PerR — protein MEHKQLKEALETLKETGVRITPQRHAILEYLINSMSHPTADEIYKALEGKFPNMSVATVYNNLRVFREVGLVKELTYGDASSRFDFVTTHHYHVICESCGKIVDFHYPGLNEVEQLASHVTGFKVSHHRMEIYGTCPECSSKENH, from the coding sequence ATGGAACACAAGCAGTTAAAAGAAGCGCTGGAAACCTTAAAAGAAACGGGAGTTCGTATAACTCCACAACGTCATGCGATACTTGAATATTTAATAAACTCAATGTCACACCCGACAGCTGATGAAATATATAAAGCTTTAGAAGGGAAGTTCCCGAATATGAGTGTGGCAACAGTTTACAATAATTTAAGGGTATTTCGTGAAGTTGGCCTCGTTAAAGAGTTGACTTATGGCGATGCATCAAGCAGATTCGATTTTGTCACAACTCATCATTACCATGTAATTTGTGAGAGTTGTGGAAAAATCGTTGATTTTCATTACCCTGGCCTTAATGAGGTTGAACAGCTCGCTTCCCATGTGACTGGATTTAAAGTTAGTCACCATCGTATGGAAATTTACGGTACTTGTCCTGAATGTTCAAGTAAAGAAAACCATTAA
- a CDS encoding ion channel codes for MVFYILLSSVIFCIAMSLRTLFLPNTLKGKLVSLENFLFLAFLYATIMIGFGLIYILFEFNGNAVILENGRILQGDFFKKLETSIYFSTITLFSVGYGDIVPVGIGRTVVVLEALVGYTIPAAFVAKAVLDGEK; via the coding sequence ATGGTGTTTTACATATTGTTATCAAGTGTAATTTTCTGTATTGCAATGAGTCTGCGTACTTTGTTTTTACCAAATACATTAAAGGGCAAGCTTGTTTCATTGGAAAATTTTTTATTTTTGGCATTTCTCTATGCCACGATCATGATCGGATTTGGCTTAATTTATATTTTGTTTGAGTTCAACGGAAATGCTGTCATCCTGGAAAACGGAAGAATTTTACAAGGCGACTTTTTTAAAAAATTGGAAACTTCTATATATTTCAGCACCATCACACTTTTCTCTGTTGGGTACGGAGATATCGTCCCCGTGGGTATCGGAAGAACAGTGGTTGTTCTTGAGGCGTTGGTAGGGTATACAATTCCGGCTGCTTTTGTTGCGAAAGCGGTTCTGGATGGTGAAAAATAA
- a CDS encoding glutamate-1-semialdehyde 2,1-aminomutase has product MQFTRSEQLHKEALEHIVGGVNSPSRSYKAVGGGAPVVMERAKGAYFWDVDGNKYIDYLAAYGPIIAGHAHPHITEAIKKAAETGVLYGTPTPHEVKFAKMLKEAIPGLEKVRFVNSGTEAVMTTIRVARAYTGRDKIIKFAGCYHGHSDLVLVAAGSGPSTLGTPDSAGVPKSIAQEVITVPYNDIEPFKQALEKWGDQVAAVLVEPIVGNFGIVEPKPGFLEKVNELTHQAGALVIYDEVITAFRFIYGGAQDMLGIKPDLTALGKIIGGGLPIGAYGGKKEIMEKVAPLGPAYQAGTMAGNPASILAGIACLEVLQKEGVYEHLDRLGAMLEEGILSAAEEHGIPITINRLKGALTVYFTNEKVENYEQAENTDGEMFAKFFKLMLKQGINLAPSKYEAWFITLAHTEEDIKTTIHAVQNAFNSLANK; this is encoded by the coding sequence ATGCAATTTACTAGATCTGAACAATTACATAAAGAAGCTTTAGAACATATTGTTGGAGGTGTTAACAGTCCTTCACGTTCTTACAAAGCAGTTGGCGGCGGTGCACCTGTCGTCATGGAACGAGCCAAAGGCGCTTATTTCTGGGACGTTGACGGAAACAAGTACATTGATTATCTGGCAGCATACGGTCCGATAATTGCCGGTCATGCCCATCCGCATATTACCGAAGCAATAAAAAAAGCAGCGGAAACTGGCGTTCTTTATGGCACACCTACACCACATGAAGTAAAATTCGCTAAAATGCTTAAAGAAGCGATCCCCGGGCTGGAAAAAGTCCGCTTTGTCAATTCAGGTACGGAAGCAGTTATGACTACCATTCGCGTGGCAAGAGCCTATACCGGGAGAGATAAAATTATTAAATTTGCCGGATGTTATCACGGCCACTCTGACCTTGTACTTGTTGCGGCAGGTTCAGGACCTTCCACATTAGGCACTCCCGACTCAGCAGGAGTTCCAAAAAGCATTGCCCAGGAAGTGATCACTGTACCATATAATGACATTGAACCATTCAAACAGGCGCTGGAAAAATGGGGTGATCAGGTTGCCGCAGTACTAGTGGAGCCGATTGTCGGCAACTTTGGAATTGTCGAGCCTAAACCAGGATTTCTTGAGAAGGTAAATGAACTAACACATCAAGCGGGTGCACTTGTCATTTATGATGAGGTGATCACAGCTTTCCGCTTCATCTATGGAGGTGCACAAGATATGTTAGGCATTAAACCTGATTTAACCGCACTCGGAAAAATTATCGGTGGAGGGCTTCCGATCGGCGCATATGGCGGTAAAAAAGAAATCATGGAAAAAGTTGCTCCACTAGGACCTGCCTATCAAGCCGGAACAATGGCTGGCAACCCGGCATCCATTTTAGCGGGTATTGCTTGTCTTGAAGTATTGCAAAAGGAAGGCGTGTATGAACATTTGGACCGTCTTGGAGCTATGCTTGAAGAAGGGATCTTATCTGCAGCAGAAGAGCACGGAATTCCGATCACAATTAATCGCCTTAAAGGAGCATTAACGGTTTATTTTACAAACGAAAAAGTTGAAAACTATGAACAAGCCGAAAACACTGATGGTGAAATGTTTGCAAAGTTCTTCAAGTTGATGCTTAAACAAGGCATAAACCTTGCACCCTCAAAATATGAGGCATGGTTTATTACACTCGCTCACACTGAAGAAGATATTAAAACAACGATTCATGCAGTCCAGAATGCTTTTAACTCATTAGCAAACAAATAA
- a CDS encoding FUSC family protein, with amino-acid sequence MKLGARIFKTGIAIILALFLAKMFGLKSPVFAGIAAIFAVQPTIYRSYLSIIEQIQGNIIGAITAVFFVLLLGNDFLIVGLAAIIVITINLKLKIENTISLSLVTLIAIMENPGGDFIEFALLRFSTIMLGILSAFIVNLVFLPPKYENKLYYKITKITEEITKWIRLRHASEYTLLKNGIEKIKEDMIKLDQLYLMYKEERNYFKRNDLAKSRKLVIYRQMISAVKKSLETLKKLHRFENEFFEMPTSFQEVIQEQLDCLINHHEQLLLKFIGKTRLHGENEDPKVCLNKKELLELFLALQKESNDPEDAMFFHMMQVVSTIIEYGEQLEHLDLLIHSFQSYHKRDNEVEIEKVEE; translated from the coding sequence ATGAAGCTTGGTGCCCGCATATTTAAGACGGGAATCGCAATCATTTTGGCCTTGTTTCTGGCTAAGATGTTCGGACTAAAATCCCCCGTTTTTGCAGGGATTGCAGCCATATTTGCTGTTCAACCTACCATCTATCGGTCATATTTATCTATTATAGAACAAATTCAAGGGAACATAATCGGAGCTATAACTGCTGTCTTTTTTGTTCTACTTTTAGGCAACGATTTCTTAATTGTTGGGTTAGCGGCGATAATTGTTATAACCATCAATCTAAAATTGAAAATTGAAAACACCATTTCTCTTTCGCTCGTTACATTAATCGCAATTATGGAAAATCCCGGAGGAGATTTTATTGAGTTTGCTCTATTGCGTTTTTCAACCATTATGCTTGGTATTTTGTCCGCTTTTATAGTAAACCTTGTTTTCTTGCCGCCTAAATATGAGAACAAACTATATTATAAAATCACTAAAATTACAGAAGAAATCACTAAATGGATTCGGCTAAGGCATGCCTCAGAGTATACATTACTAAAAAATGGTATCGAAAAAATAAAAGAAGATATGATTAAGCTTGACCAGCTTTATTTGATGTACAAAGAGGAAAGGAATTATTTTAAGAGAAATGATCTAGCCAAATCGAGAAAGCTTGTCATCTACCGGCAAATGATTTCGGCCGTTAAAAAATCGCTCGAAACATTAAAAAAATTACATCGATTCGAAAATGAATTTTTCGAAATGCCGACGTCATTTCAGGAAGTCATTCAAGAGCAGCTAGACTGCTTGATAAACCATCATGAACAGCTCCTCCTTAAATTTATCGGAAAAACCCGTCTCCATGGAGAAAATGAAGACCCAAAGGTTTGTTTAAATAAAAAAGAGCTGTTAGAATTATTTTTAGCTCTACAAAAAGAATCTAACGATCCTGAAGATGCGATGTTTTTTCACATGATGCAAGTTGTTTCAACTATTATTGAATACGGAGAACAATTGGAACACCTTGATTTACTCATTCATAGCTTTCAATCCTATCACAAAAGGGATAATGAAGTTGAAATTGAAAAAGTTGAAGAGTAA
- the bcp gene encoding thioredoxin-dependent thiol peroxidase → MPVSTGELAPDIDLPASNGKKVKLSDFRGKNIVLYFYPKDMTPGCTTEACDFRDAYQEFSNANTVILGVSPDPINRHEKFIEKHGLPFLLLADEDHKLAEAFGVWKLKKNFGKEYMGIERSTFIIDKDGKIVKEWRNVKVKGHVEETLQYVRENLTS, encoded by the coding sequence ATGCCAGTTTCTACTGGAGAACTTGCCCCGGATATTGATCTTCCTGCCAGCAATGGAAAAAAAGTCAAACTGTCAGATTTTCGCGGTAAAAATATTGTCCTCTATTTTTATCCGAAGGATATGACCCCTGGCTGCACGACAGAAGCTTGTGATTTTAGGGATGCGTATCAAGAATTCTCCAATGCTAATACAGTGATTTTAGGAGTAAGCCCTGATCCAATTAACAGGCATGAAAAGTTTATTGAAAAACACGGTCTTCCTTTCCTTTTATTAGCTGATGAAGATCATAAACTAGCAGAAGCATTTGGTGTTTGGAAGTTAAAGAAAAATTTCGGCAAAGAATATATGGGTATTGAAAGGTCAACATTTATCATTGATAAAGACGGGAAAATAGTGAAGGAATGGAGAAATGTTAAAGTAAAGGGCCATGTTGAAGAAACATTGCAATATGTCCGTGAGAATTTAACGTCATAA
- a CDS encoding ABC transporter permease: protein MFYVSIFFQYVAQYMKTRLQYRVDVFVELISDLLLQAVNLIFILVVFGHTDLLNGWSRDEIIFIYGFFLVPYAIFSAFFNIWDFNERYIVKGEFDRVLTRPIHSLFQVILERIELESLFGAVTGLIVMFYAGARMDLQISWYDPFLFVLFVAGGVLVYAGTFIMIACISFFADANTSIMPMMYNIGNYGRYPVDIYNRAIRFILTWILPFAFVGVYPAAYFLKKTEWYAYSFLTPIIGAVFFILSVLLWNAGVKRYRGAGN from the coding sequence ATGTTTTATGTTTCGATATTTTTTCAATATGTTGCCCAATATATGAAGACAAGACTGCAATACCGTGTGGATGTATTTGTTGAGTTGATATCCGACTTATTGCTTCAAGCTGTGAATCTAATTTTTATTTTAGTGGTTTTCGGACATACCGATTTATTAAACGGATGGAGTAGAGATGAAATTATCTTTATCTATGGTTTTTTTCTAGTACCTTACGCTATTTTTTCAGCGTTCTTTAATATATGGGATTTTAATGAGAGGTACATAGTGAAGGGTGAATTTGACAGAGTTTTAACTCGCCCCATTCATAGCTTGTTCCAGGTCATTTTGGAAAGAATTGAACTTGAATCTTTATTCGGAGCCGTAACCGGTCTAATCGTAATGTTTTATGCAGGAGCAAGGATGGATTTACAAATCAGCTGGTATGATCCATTTTTATTTGTCCTGTTTGTTGCCGGCGGTGTGCTTGTTTATGCAGGAACTTTTATCATGATTGCATGTATAAGTTTTTTCGCTGATGCAAACACATCGATTATGCCGATGATGTACAATATCGGAAATTATGGCAGGTATCCAGTTGATATATATAATCGCGCTATCCGTTTTATTTTAACATGGATACTCCCGTTTGCTTTTGTCGGTGTTTATCCGGCTGCTTATTTTCTTAAGAAAACAGAATGGTATGCATATTCCTTTTTGACTCCTATCATTGGGGCAGTTTTCTTCATTTTATCAGTGCTGTTATGGAATGCGGGTGTAAAACGGTACAGGGGTGCAGGGAACTAA
- a CDS encoding glutamate synthase-related protein codes for MTKQWSPSVFKDFHRQEYDACGIVACMEKKRIPTRENIYNCINALLTMNHRAGFINGEGDGVGIHIDIPRKLWKEKLRSAGADPEQAEKDNFVVGHVFINRYTDAAFIKKELSTKLEALNFNILYQTDEVTDSSALGPIAIQENPVFWQFACSSDLTGQELSKTLFELIVEFELNENVHVASLSQHHAVYKVMGAGDILPKYYKDLASPLIASTMTLGHNRYSTNTLSSFFRVQPFSVLGHNGEINTIAKLRDEAKMIGVPLVKDGSDSQDLSRTIETLICRDGYSLFEAMDIMFPPIINEIKVYPEHLQDLYTYIREAWGHFAQGPAGIISRFGDEAVFSVDALGLRPLWMIETESSYLFSSEPGIIPSSEYVNNPKPLAPGEKVGLKWKVDSLQVFEQEQYQLEVYRRFSKRINVADTRKRLVPPLLEKTITMNYPDKIHNGQYKAFGWERDHVQLIEQMAEKGVEPIRSLGHDAPLAALNPERKNIADFIKESVAVVTNPAIDRDREMEHFSTRTVIGRRPDLFKKQETSTVIELTTPLLIEGKAGYECSKELQQPSYDQVVHYFQKQQLAVYLPMTFKAEETIENALVRLSEAAVTAVKDGKTLLILDDANAHLDNALWIDPHLVTSAIDQALVKADLRRECSLLLRSASIRSLHDIVVAYGLGADLISPYYMFMTVFDESIKPLTNLYNALTKGLEKVISTLGIHELRGYGRLFSAIGLNEQVAEYLNIVNFFGSKELSYNFETMKQDAIQRAKDYHNEKERIGKSFHLFPRIWKAIGEVAATGDYSVYREKISEQEEQNPTTIRHLTGLKKASTPLSPNEVDINVGEHNLPFVISSMSFGSQNEIAFRAYAEGAERLNMVSLNGEGGEIKDMLGKYPRTRGQQVASGRFGVNAELLNSSNLLEIKIGQGAKPGEGGHLPGSKVTAKIAEARNATIGSDLISPSNNHDIYSIEDLAQMIHELKTANDKAKVAVKVPVVPNIGTIAVGIAKAGADIITLSGFDGGTGAARIHALEHVGLPVEIGVKAAHNALLEAGLRDKVELWADGGIKSALDVLKVMLLGANRIGFGTLSMLAIGCTTCRGCHLDTCHVGIATQIESEAQAKEHGLRRFVPRQFDSAVQGIVNLFTAFGNELKALAASIGIKKLQDAVGRSDLLEQIKGKDQLDLTYLLKTLEIGQIAQYEAASSLETKQLQVAAGAEYLDAVEEELHQSREFISITSEQRILGSRVSCHRVRGRLDGSYKYLPPVHLKYRRSILGNGLGAYNSEGIHIEVDGGGQDGVGKTSIGGTILIFKSKGKDGRYYNGSVGKGFGYGAQKGLLVAQGNADARAGIRLSGADIIIGGQLKQPIPKIEMGNIGAKANIKGFAFEYMTNGRGLVLGDPGPWICAGMTGGVVYLRHQPEMGLTVEAIQRRIAKGAKVSITPLSERGKQDVVELLGKYVLMLEQQGQETEAKALALLLENPENHFLQIIPVKEQADPSVSTE; via the coding sequence ATGACCAAGCAATGGAGTCCTTCTGTATTTAAAGATTTTCACCGCCAGGAATATGATGCCTGCGGTATTGTAGCATGCATGGAAAAAAAGAGAATTCCTACGAGGGAAAATATTTACAATTGTATTAATGCTCTCCTTACAATGAACCACCGTGCGGGGTTTATTAATGGCGAAGGAGATGGGGTTGGAATTCATATCGACATCCCTCGAAAACTATGGAAGGAAAAATTGCGATCTGCTGGAGCGGACCCTGAACAAGCTGAAAAAGATAATTTTGTCGTCGGACATGTGTTTATTAATAGATATACAGATGCAGCGTTTATAAAAAAGGAGCTTTCTACTAAGCTAGAAGCCTTAAATTTTAACATTCTATATCAAACAGATGAAGTTACGGACTCCTCTGCACTTGGTCCAATTGCGATTCAGGAAAACCCGGTGTTTTGGCAGTTCGCCTGCTCATCTGACCTTACCGGCCAGGAATTGTCGAAAACATTGTTTGAGTTGATTGTTGAATTTGAATTAAATGAGAATGTCCACGTTGCTTCTTTAAGCCAACATCATGCTGTTTACAAAGTAATGGGAGCAGGCGACATCCTTCCTAAATACTATAAAGATCTAGCGAGCCCTCTTATTGCTTCAACTATGACTTTAGGCCACAACCGCTATTCTACAAATACACTATCAAGTTTTTTCCGTGTTCAGCCGTTCAGTGTACTCGGTCATAACGGAGAAATAAACACCATTGCAAAGCTTCGTGATGAAGCAAAAATGATTGGTGTTCCGCTTGTAAAAGATGGAAGTGACTCACAGGACTTAAGCAGGACGATCGAAACACTCATTTGCCGTGATGGCTATTCTCTTTTTGAAGCTATGGACATAATGTTTCCTCCGATTATTAATGAAATAAAGGTGTACCCAGAGCATCTTCAGGATTTGTACACATATATCCGAGAAGCGTGGGGCCATTTTGCCCAAGGACCTGCGGGTATCATTTCCCGTTTTGGTGATGAAGCTGTTTTCAGCGTAGATGCATTAGGACTCCGTCCATTATGGATGATCGAAACAGAATCATCCTATCTGTTTTCATCAGAGCCGGGGATTATTCCTTCAAGTGAATATGTGAATAACCCTAAACCACTCGCTCCCGGAGAAAAAGTCGGGCTAAAGTGGAAGGTTGACAGTTTGCAAGTTTTTGAGCAAGAACAATATCAATTAGAAGTATACCGACGTTTTTCCAAAAGAATAAATGTAGCCGATACTCGCAAGAGACTCGTGCCACCACTTTTAGAAAAAACAATTACAATGAATTATCCGGATAAAATTCATAATGGACAATATAAAGCATTTGGCTGGGAACGTGACCATGTCCAGCTAATTGAGCAAATGGCAGAAAAAGGTGTCGAGCCAATTCGTTCCCTTGGACACGATGCGCCTCTTGCTGCCCTTAATCCTGAACGGAAAAATATCGCTGATTTTATTAAAGAAAGTGTAGCAGTCGTTACAAACCCTGCCATTGACAGGGATCGGGAAATGGAACATTTTTCTACCCGAACTGTTATTGGCCGTCGCCCGGACCTTTTCAAAAAACAAGAAACATCAACCGTTATAGAACTGACAACTCCTTTATTGATTGAGGGAAAAGCTGGCTACGAGTGTTCAAAAGAGCTTCAACAGCCTAGCTATGATCAGGTTGTTCATTATTTTCAAAAACAACAGTTGGCAGTCTATTTACCTATGACATTTAAAGCAGAAGAAACGATTGAAAATGCGCTTGTTCGCCTTTCCGAAGCGGCTGTTACCGCTGTTAAAGATGGAAAGACATTGCTGATATTGGATGATGCGAATGCACATCTTGATAACGCTCTTTGGATTGATCCGCACCTTGTAACATCTGCCATCGACCAAGCACTCGTAAAAGCAGATCTTAGAAGAGAATGTTCTTTGCTTCTAAGGTCTGCATCCATCCGCTCTTTACACGACATTGTTGTGGCATACGGCTTGGGTGCAGATTTAATCAGCCCTTACTATATGTTTATGACCGTTTTTGACGAGTCAATAAAACCATTAACAAATCTTTACAATGCTTTAACAAAAGGACTTGAAAAAGTCATCTCTACGTTAGGAATCCATGAACTTCGGGGATATGGACGATTATTTTCCGCAATCGGCTTAAATGAACAAGTTGCGGAATACTTGAACATCGTCAATTTCTTCGGTTCAAAAGAGCTTTCCTACAACTTTGAAACCATGAAACAAGATGCTATTCAGAGAGCAAAGGATTATCACAATGAAAAGGAGAGAATCGGGAAATCATTCCATTTATTCCCTAGAATATGGAAGGCAATCGGAGAAGTGGCAGCAACTGGAGATTACAGCGTCTATCGTGAAAAAATCAGCGAGCAGGAGGAACAAAATCCAACCACCATTCGCCATTTAACTGGATTAAAGAAAGCTTCTACTCCTCTTTCACCGAATGAAGTAGATATAAATGTGGGAGAACACAACTTGCCGTTTGTCATTTCTTCGATGTCATTTGGATCGCAAAATGAAATAGCCTTCCGTGCTTATGCTGAAGGAGCAGAACGGCTAAATATGGTCAGCTTAAACGGTGAAGGCGGAGAAATCAAAGATATGCTCGGAAAATATCCAAGAACTCGCGGACAGCAAGTTGCATCTGGACGATTCGGGGTTAATGCTGAACTATTAAATTCTTCAAACTTGCTTGAGATTAAAATCGGGCAAGGGGCAAAACCAGGCGAAGGCGGTCATCTGCCAGGTTCAAAAGTTACAGCAAAAATTGCAGAAGCAAGGAATGCCACAATCGGTTCTGATTTAATCTCTCCTTCAAATAATCATGATATTTATTCAATAGAAGATCTCGCACAAATGATTCACGAACTAAAAACGGCCAATGATAAAGCAAAAGTAGCCGTTAAAGTTCCAGTTGTTCCAAATATCGGAACAATCGCAGTCGGGATTGCCAAAGCCGGTGCAGATATCATTACTTTAAGTGGCTTTGACGGTGGGACAGGTGCAGCCAGAATCCACGCTCTTGAACATGTCGGCCTGCCTGTTGAAATCGGGGTAAAAGCAGCACATAACGCACTACTTGAAGCCGGTCTGCGTGATAAAGTGGAATTATGGGCAGACGGCGGGATCAAAAGTGCACTAGATGTCTTAAAAGTGATGTTACTTGGAGCTAATCGGATCGGATTTGGTACACTTTCAATGCTTGCCATCGGCTGTACTACATGCCGCGGCTGTCATTTAGATACATGCCATGTTGGTATAGCAACACAAATTGAATCAGAGGCCCAAGCAAAAGAACACGGCCTTCGCCGCTTTGTTCCTCGCCAATTTGATTCAGCTGTTCAAGGAATTGTAAATTTATTTACGGCCTTTGGAAATGAACTGAAAGCTCTCGCTGCTTCGATTGGAATTAAAAAATTGCAAGATGCAGTCGGAAGATCAGATCTGCTTGAACAAATAAAAGGAAAAGACCAACTAGATTTAACATATTTGTTAAAAACACTTGAAATTGGACAGATTGCACAATATGAAGCAGCTTCCTCTCTCGAAACGAAGCAGCTTCAAGTTGCGGCAGGTGCAGAATATCTTGATGCTGTTGAAGAAGAATTGCATCAGTCCCGCGAGTTCATAAGCATCACATCAGAACAGCGGATTCTTGGAAGCCGTGTCTCTTGTCATCGAGTTCGCGGACGCCTTGATGGATCGTATAAATACCTCCCTCCTGTCCATCTGAAATACCGCAGATCCATTTTAGGAAATGGGCTTGGTGCCTACAATAGCGAAGGTATTCATATAGAAGTTGACGGCGGAGGGCAAGATGGAGTGGGTAAAACGTCCATCGGTGGAACCATTCTTATCTTTAAATCAAAAGGAAAGGACGGCCGTTATTACAACGGTTCAGTCGGAAAAGGTTTTGGCTACGGCGCACAAAAAGGATTGCTTGTAGCGCAAGGAAATGCTGATGCCCGCGCTGGAATCCGCCTTTCCGGTGCAGATATAATTATTGGCGGGCAGCTAAAACAGCCAATTCCAAAAATAGAGATGGGAAATATCGGTGCGAAAGCAAATATAAAAGGATTTGCATTTGAATACATGACGAATGGAAGAGGGCTTGTACTTGGTGATCCTGGTCCATGGATTTGCGCAGGTATGACGGGAGGTGTCGTTTATTTACGCCATCAGCCGGAAATGGGCTTAACAGTTGAAGCGATTCAAAGACGTATTGCGAAAGGAGCGAAAGTTTCCATAACACCACTTTCAGAAAGAGGAAAACAGGATGTGGTAGAGCTTCTAGGAAAATATGTTCTAATGCTTGAACAGCAAGGCCAGGAAACGGAAGCAAAAGCACTTGCCCTTCTTTTAGAAAATCCGGAAAATCACTTTTTACAAATTATCCCTGTTAAAGAACAAGCAGATCCGTCTGTTTCAACAGAATAA
- a CDS encoding ABC transporter permease, which produces MEKYLEMIRIRFLMMLAYRTNYYSGILIYTINIGVYYFIWNSIYGGKSNIEGLSAAQMTTYVAVAWMARAFYFNNIDREMAMEIKEGNVAIELIRPYYYLGMKTMQGLGEGIFRLFFFSIPGMVIVSIIFSLRFSADLSVWMLFAVSILLSFFINTQINLLTGITTFFLYNNIGLIRAKRVIIDLFSGLLLPISFFPAWAQDIMKFLPFQGISYIPSMIFTEGFSRSEAIDALIFQGIWVIVLIFPIQILWMAAKKQLIIQGG; this is translated from the coding sequence ATGGAAAAATATTTGGAAATGATACGGATTCGATTTTTAATGATGCTGGCCTATCGAACGAATTATTATAGTGGAATTCTAATTTATACAATTAATATTGGAGTTTATTATTTCATTTGGAATTCGATATATGGCGGAAAAAGCAATATAGAAGGTTTATCGGCTGCTCAGATGACAACTTACGTCGCAGTTGCCTGGATGGCCAGAGCTTTTTATTTCAACAATATTGACCGTGAAATGGCGATGGAAATTAAAGAAGGGAATGTAGCAATTGAATTGATCCGCCCTTACTATTACCTCGGCATGAAAACTATGCAGGGACTTGGGGAAGGGATTTTTCGGCTGTTCTTTTTTTCAATCCCTGGGATGGTAATTGTATCAATTATTTTTTCGCTTAGATTTTCTGCTGACTTATCAGTATGGATGCTATTCGCAGTTTCTATTTTATTAAGTTTTTTTATTAATACACAAATCAATTTGCTAACAGGAATTACTACTTTTTTCTTATACAATAATATTGGATTAATTCGGGCAAAACGGGTCATTATAGATTTGTTTTCTGGACTGCTTTTGCCGATCAGTTTTTTTCCGGCATGGGCGCAAGATATAATGAAGTTTCTTCCTTTTCAAGGAATCAGCTATATACCGAGCATGATTTTCACGGAAGGGTTTTCAAGAAGTGAAGCAATCGATGCATTAATTTTTCAAGGTATTTGGGTGATTGTCCTTATTTTTCCAATTCAGATTCTCTGGATGGCTGCGAAAAAACAATTGATCATTCAAGGGGGATGA
- a CDS encoding ATP-binding cassette domain-containing protein, translated as MGDAIVVRNLRKEFKVYSSRSGLKGAFRDLFTRNYKIVPAVNDISFHVKQGEMVGYIGENGAGKSTTIKILTGILTPTSGLVSVNGMDPHKEREKFVQTIGVVFGQRSQLWWDIAVQESFRLLKKVYKVSDAQYNEHMDHVIKSLEIEPLLDKPVRKLSLGQRMRCELAAALIHNPRLLFLDEPTIGLDVLVKLKIREFLKEINKKYNTTILLTTHDLSDIEALCERVIMLDGGQIIYDGSLRKLKDQWGEGKEIQFQFIEEAKISDLERLTSSLGVKWNKGEKDQIFTAHMEDNDDKVSRLISIVVSSYKIKDVKVNEISTEEIIRNIYEKGIL; from the coding sequence ATGGGAGATGCGATTGTCGTCCGTAATTTGCGTAAAGAATTTAAAGTATACTCAAGCCGGAGCGGACTGAAGGGTGCTTTTCGCGACCTTTTTACAAGGAATTACAAAATTGTTCCAGCTGTTAATGATATCAGCTTTCATGTGAAGCAGGGAGAAATGGTTGGTTACATCGGGGAAAACGGGGCAGGTAAATCAACGACAATTAAGATTCTTACCGGAATCTTAACTCCGACATCGGGACTGGTTTCTGTAAATGGAATGGACCCGCATAAAGAGAGGGAAAAATTCGTTCAAACAATTGGTGTTGTATTTGGTCAGCGATCACAATTATGGTGGGATATTGCTGTTCAGGAATCGTTCCGGCTTTTAAAAAAAGTTTATAAAGTTTCCGATGCACAATATAACGAACATATGGACCATGTGATAAAATCATTGGAAATCGAACCGTTATTGGACAAACCTGTTCGCAAGCTGTCCCTAGGGCAAAGAATGCGTTGTGAATTGGCGGCTGCCTTAATCCATAATCCCCGGCTATTATTTTTGGATGAACCGACAATTGGGCTGGATGTACTTGTAAAATTAAAGATTCGCGAATTCTTAAAAGAAATAAATAAAAAATATAATACTACTATTTTGCTCACAACCCACGATCTTTCTGACATAGAAGCCTTGTGCGAGCGGGTTATTATGCTGGATGGAGGTCAAATCATTTATGATGGCTCATTAAGGAAACTAAAAGATCAGTGGGGAGAGGGAAAGGAGATTCAATTCCAATTTATTGAAGAAGCAAAAATTTCTGATTTAGAAAGGCTGACTTCCAGCTTGGGAGTTAAGTGGAATAAAGGCGAGAAAGACCAAATCTTTACTGCACATATGGAAGACAACGATGATAAAGTTTCGCGCTTAATTTCTATTGTAGTTTCTTCCTACAAAATTAAAGATGTCAAAGTAAATGAAATATCAACGGAAGAAATCATTCGTAATATCTATGAAAAAGGCATTTTGTGA